A section of the Rhodobacteraceae bacterium M382 genome encodes:
- a CDS encoding penicillin acylase family protein, which yields MGKVFRWLLRLTAGLIFLVILGVGLVYYLASQSLPDYDQTLSVTGLNAPVEIVRDNANVPHIFPDQDGDDNDAYFALGYAHAQDRLWQMTMLRRTAQGRLSEVFGSRTLRIDRLLRRLDLYRLSLSSVSAQTPETLSALNAYAAGVNARLAEINDKALGRGAPEMFLFNAPVAPWQPADSIAIIKIMALQLSGHLEAEVLRARTSLMLDDPARLADILPDAPGTGIAALPEYATLFPDLPRFAATAPMPDLALSPFPKRGLAGASNAWSAAPSRSASGGTLLANDPHLGFSAPAIWYLARLELASGGVIGATIPGVPAVMTGRSGRLGWGLTSSYLDDQDVFIEKLNPQTPEEYLTPDGYKPFESRPSIIRIKGEQPITLTLRWTENGPVLPGTHYSLETVTPPGHVAALGWTALSGQDTTIGAALQLMSAANVHEAIRIAEGFIAPSQNLSLVDQTTIAMKTIGVIPNRNAAHQSKGRLPSQGWRVENRWRGRASFASNPQFVSPRGGILGNTNNKILERPFPNHVSYEWGDTQRIHRWEKLMQNRQVHTRESFIEAQLDTVSYTARTLLPLIGADLWFTGEPAAEGTPERTRQDALDLLAEWNGEMNEHLPEPLIYSAWIRALQKRLIVDNLGPLAPEFTQVEPLFIERVFRNVDGAGQWCDVRQSAPIETCTDMSRLALDDALIWIQDRYGNQLESLRWGDAHQATHDHPVLGTVPVLRYFVNIRQSTSGGDNTLQRGRGSGTDPAPFQNVHGAGYRGVYDFADPDSSVFVTSTGQSGHFLSRYYDDLAQLWRRGEYIPMSLDTELARAAAVGVTVLTPTP from the coding sequence ATGGGCAAAGTTTTTCGGTGGCTCCTGCGCCTGACAGCCGGTCTGATCTTCCTCGTCATTCTGGGCGTTGGGCTGGTGTATTACCTGGCCTCGCAATCGTTGCCCGACTATGATCAAACCCTATCTGTCACCGGGTTGAACGCACCTGTTGAGATTGTCCGCGACAATGCCAATGTCCCGCATATTTTTCCGGATCAGGACGGGGACGACAACGACGCCTATTTTGCCTTGGGATATGCCCATGCTCAGGACCGCCTGTGGCAAATGACCATGCTGCGCCGCACGGCCCAGGGACGCCTGTCGGAGGTTTTCGGTTCACGAACTCTGCGTATTGACCGATTGCTGCGCCGGTTGGATCTGTACCGGTTGTCGCTCAGCTCGGTTTCGGCGCAGACACCAGAAACGCTGAGCGCGCTGAACGCGTATGCCGCCGGCGTCAACGCCCGGCTCGCCGAAATCAACGACAAGGCGCTGGGACGCGGTGCGCCCGAAATGTTCCTGTTCAATGCGCCAGTCGCCCCCTGGCAACCAGCTGATTCCATTGCGATCATAAAGATCATGGCCCTGCAGTTGTCCGGCCACCTCGAAGCCGAGGTACTGCGCGCACGCACCTCTCTGATGCTGGATGATCCGGCACGGCTGGCAGATATTCTGCCCGACGCCCCCGGAACCGGGATCGCTGCGCTGCCTGAATATGCCACCCTGTTTCCTGATCTGCCCCGGTTTGCCGCGACGGCCCCGATGCCTGATCTGGCCCTGTCCCCCTTCCCAAAACGCGGGTTGGCCGGAGCCTCCAACGCCTGGAGCGCTGCCCCGTCGCGCTCGGCCTCGGGGGGCACGCTTTTGGCCAACGACCCGCATCTGGGGTTTTCGGCACCAGCGATCTGGTATCTGGCCCGGCTCGAATTGGCCAGCGGCGGCGTCATTGGCGCCACCATCCCCGGTGTCCCCGCGGTCATGACGGGGCGCAGCGGTCGGCTGGGATGGGGGCTGACCTCCTCCTATCTCGACGATCAGGACGTGTTCATCGAAAAGCTGAACCCGCAGACCCCCGAAGAGTATCTGACGCCCGACGGCTATAAACCATTTGAAAGCCGCCCGTCCATCATTCGGATAAAGGGCGAACAACCCATTACATTGACCCTGCGCTGGACCGAAAACGGCCCCGTTTTGCCCGGCACCCATTACAGCCTGGAAACCGTGACCCCGCCCGGCCATGTGGCTGCTTTGGGCTGGACTGCGCTCAGCGGACAGGACACCACCATCGGTGCCGCCTTGCAGCTGATGAGCGCTGCAAATGTGCACGAAGCCATCCGCATTGCCGAGGGTTTCATTGCACCTTCGCAAAATCTGTCACTTGTTGATCAGACTACCATTGCGATGAAGACCATCGGCGTTATCCCAAATCGCAATGCTGCCCACCAAAGCAAGGGCCGCCTGCCCAGCCAGGGATGGCGCGTTGAGAACCGATGGCGAGGTCGGGCATCCTTTGCCTCCAACCCACAATTCGTCAGCCCCCGGGGCGGAATTCTGGGCAATACCAACAACAAGATCCTAGAACGACCGTTTCCCAACCATGTTTCTTATGAATGGGGCGATACCCAGCGCATACATCGTTGGGAAAAACTGATGCAGAACCGTCAGGTTCACACGCGTGAAAGCTTTATCGAAGCACAATTGGATACGGTCAGCTATACCGCCCGAACCCTGCTGCCACTGATCGGGGCCGACCTGTGGTTCACGGGTGAACCCGCTGCCGAAGGCACCCCTGAACGCACACGCCAGGACGCATTGGACCTCTTGGCGGAATGGAATGGAGAGATGAACGAACATCTGCCCGAACCTCTGATCTATTCGGCCTGGATTCGAGCGCTGCAGAAACGCCTGATTGTCGACAACCTGGGGCCATTGGCCCCGGAGTTCACTCAGGTCGAACCCCTGTTCATCGAACGTGTGTTCCGCAATGTAGACGGGGCTGGCCAATGGTGCGACGTGCGCCAAAGCGCACCAATCGAAACCTGCACGGACATGTCCCGGCTGGCGTTGGACGATGCGCTGATCTGGATACAGGACCGCTATGGAAATCAGCTGGAATCCCTGCGCTGGGGGGATGCCCATCAGGCCACCCACGATCACCCGGTTTTGGGGACGGTCCCGGTGTTGCGGTATTTCGTGAATATCCGCCAATCGACCAGCGGCGGAGACAATACCCTGCAACGCGGGCGCGGCTCTGGCACAGATCCGGCCCCATTCCAGAATGTGCATGGCGCTGGATATCGTGGTGTTTATGATTTTGCCGACCCGGACAGTTCGGTTTTTGTCACATCAACCGGGCAATCCGGCCACTTTCTGTCGCGTTACTATGATGATCTGGCACAGCTGTGGCGTCGCGGCGAATACATCCCGATGTCCCTGGATACCGAATTGGCGCGCGCCGCTGCCGTGGGCGTGACCGTTCTCACCCCCACCCCCTAG
- the hflX gene encoding GTPase HflX yields the protein MEHDRVRTRAWVLYPDIRNEQHRRDAEAAIHEGVALAAALPDLDVVGSKVVRLPRAHPGWLFGSGKIEELKELFHDNEVELVLIDGPVTPVQQRNLEKAWKVKILDRTGLILEIFSDRARTREGVLQVEMAALSYQRTRLVRAWTHLERQRGGLGFVGGPGETQIEADRRAIDDQLINLRRQLAKVIKTRTLHRAARAKVPYPIVALVGYTNAGKSTLFNRLTGADVMAKDMLFATLDPTMRRVQLPEGFEVIMSDTVGFISDLPTELVAAFRATLEEVLAADLILHVRDISHEESDAQAKDVETILSSLGVDDSRPQIEVWNKLDQLPEDQADARRSRAEREDGLHAISALTGEGLEDLLAEISEVLQGSRHEAELELNFADGKQRAWLFQQDIVQAEEQTETGFRITVLWTEKQKAQFQSL from the coding sequence ATGGAGCATGATAGGGTGCGCACCCGGGCCTGGGTGCTGTATCCGGATATCCGCAATGAACAGCATCGCCGAGATGCCGAAGCCGCGATCCATGAGGGCGTGGCACTGGCCGCTGCGTTGCCAGATCTCGATGTGGTCGGATCCAAGGTCGTGCGCTTGCCGCGCGCCCATCCGGGTTGGCTGTTTGGATCCGGCAAGATCGAAGAGCTCAAAGAGCTGTTCCACGACAATGAGGTCGAACTGGTCCTGATTGATGGGCCGGTGACCCCTGTGCAACAGCGCAATCTGGAAAAGGCCTGGAAGGTCAAGATCCTGGACCGAACCGGTTTGATCCTTGAGATTTTTTCGGATCGTGCCCGCACCCGCGAAGGTGTGTTGCAGGTGGAAATGGCAGCGCTGTCTTATCAGCGGACCCGCCTTGTGCGCGCCTGGACCCACCTGGAACGCCAACGAGGCGGTCTGGGCTTTGTTGGTGGTCCTGGTGAAACCCAGATCGAAGCGGACCGCCGAGCCATTGATGACCAGTTGATCAACCTGCGCCGTCAATTGGCCAAGGTGATCAAGACCCGGACCCTGCACCGTGCTGCCCGGGCCAAAGTGCCCTATCCGATTGTGGCATTGGTCGGCTATACTAACGCCGGAAAATCGACGCTGTTCAATCGATTGACCGGGGCCGATGTGATGGCCAAGGACATGTTGTTTGCCACCTTGGACCCGACCATGCGCCGGGTGCAGCTGCCCGAAGGGTTTGAAGTCATCATGTCCGACACGGTGGGGTTCATTTCGGACCTGCCAACCGAATTGGTCGCGGCCTTTCGCGCCACGCTCGAGGAGGTTTTGGCAGCAGATCTGATCCTTCATGTGCGCGATATTTCGCATGAAGAATCCGACGCGCAGGCCAAAGATGTCGAGACAATTCTGTCGTCGTTGGGCGTCGATGACAGCCGCCCTCAGATCGAAGTGTGGAACAAGCTGGACCAATTGCCGGAAGATCAGGCCGATGCTCGTCGATCTCGCGCTGAACGCGAAGACGGGTTGCACGCCATTTCGGCATTGACGGGTGAGGGGCTGGAGGATCTTCTGGCTGAAATCTCCGAGGTCCTGCAAGGCAGTCGGCACGAAGCCGAACTGGAGCTGAATTTTGCTGATGGCAAGCAACGCGCCTGGTTGTTTCAACAGGATATTGTTCAGGCTGAGGAACAAACAGAAACCGGTTTCAGGATTACGGTGTTGTGGACGGAAAAGCAAAAGGCTCAATTCCAAAGCCTCTGA
- the hfq gene encoding RNA chaperone Hfq, with protein sequence MASDRQNLQDAFLNHVRKTKVPVTIFLINGVKLQGVITWFDNFCVLLRRDGQSQLVYKHAISTIMPAQPINLYDGEDAS encoded by the coding sequence ATGGCTTCGGACAGACAGAATCTTCAGGATGCCTTCCTGAATCACGTTAGAAAAACCAAGGTCCCGGTCACGATTTTCCTGATCAATGGTGTCAAACTGCAGGGTGTGATCACCTGGTTCGACAATTTCTGCGTATTGCTGCGCCGTGACGGACAGTCGCAGTTGGTGTACAAACACGCGATTTCGACCATCATGCCTGCGCAGCCGATCAACCTTTATGATGGTGAAGACGCCTCTTGA
- a CDS encoding TrkH family potassium uptake protein, with amino-acid sequence MWIPASYALVLDQHRVGQSFFYSGIIGLICVTLIALAMGNRTPKYGLLGQLLTLLATFSVLPLFLAIPLHDALKNTSFLNAYFDMVSAVTTTGANVFEDPGRLQAPLHLWRAMVGWLGGFLMWVAASAILAPLSLGGFEVTARGEPGRATAAPVQMERASPRRLLFRVTRTLGPIYAGLTVAIWVLLVVGGDTSLVGLCHAMSVMATSGISPIGGLQNSASGFGGEAVVFLFMFFALSRLTFSNDTVTVGGGRLDKDPEFRIGLILVLGLPIALFLRHWLAAYDVNANEDSAQAFRAFWGAMFTIMSFLSTTGFESADWNQAQQWSGLGTPGMILLGLSVIGGGVATTAGGVKLLRVYALYLNGLREMERLVHPSSVSGDGAGSRRIQRDGAFVAWVFFMLFAVSLAVISIVLAALGSGFEEALVLSIAALSTTGPLVTTAAETPIHLASLPVASKVVLCFAMVLGRLETLALIALITPNLWRG; translated from the coding sequence ATGTGGATCCCGGCCAGCTATGCGCTGGTTCTGGATCAACACCGGGTCGGTCAAAGCTTTTTCTACTCGGGAATCATCGGTCTGATCTGTGTCACGCTGATTGCTTTGGCGATGGGGAACCGGACGCCAAAATATGGTCTGCTGGGCCAGTTGCTGACTTTGCTTGCCACCTTTTCCGTGCTGCCGTTGTTTCTGGCGATTCCGCTGCATGACGCGTTGAAGAATACCAGCTTTCTGAATGCTTATTTCGATATGGTCAGCGCGGTGACCACCACAGGGGCGAATGTGTTCGAAGACCCTGGCCGATTGCAGGCACCGCTGCATCTGTGGCGGGCGATGGTTGGCTGGCTGGGTGGATTTCTGATGTGGGTGGCGGCCTCGGCCATTCTGGCCCCTTTGTCGCTGGGGGGATTCGAAGTAACGGCGCGCGGTGAACCGGGCCGGGCCACCGCCGCTCCCGTTCAGATGGAACGGGCAAGCCCGCGCCGGTTGCTGTTCCGGGTGACGCGCACGTTGGGGCCCATTTATGCCGGGTTGACGGTTGCGATTTGGGTCCTGCTGGTGGTGGGCGGGGACACGTCGTTAGTGGGGCTGTGTCACGCAATGTCGGTGATGGCCACCTCCGGGATTTCCCCGATCGGTGGTTTGCAGAATTCGGCCTCCGGCTTTGGCGGCGAGGCCGTCGTGTTCCTGTTCATGTTCTTTGCCCTGTCGCGACTTACCTTTTCCAATGACACGGTGACTGTGGGCGGTGGGCGTTTGGACAAGGATCCCGAGTTCAGGATTGGTTTGATTCTGGTGTTGGGGCTGCCGATTGCGCTGTTTCTGCGACATTGGTTGGCCGCCTATGATGTCAACGCCAACGAAGACAGTGCCCAGGCGTTTCGCGCCTTTTGGGGTGCCATGTTTACGATCATGTCGTTCCTGTCGACCACCGGGTTCGAAAGCGCTGATTGGAACCAGGCTCAGCAATGGTCCGGTCTGGGAACCCCGGGCATGATCCTGTTGGGCCTATCCGTGATTGGCGGCGGCGTCGCGACCACGGCTGGAGGCGTCAAATTGCTGCGCGTCTATGCGCTGTATTTGAACGGACTGCGCGAAATGGAACGACTGGTGCACCCGTCTTCTGTCAGCGGTGATGGGGCGGGGAGCCGCCGAATCCAGCGCGACGGCGCGTTTGTGGCCTGGGTGTTCTTTATGCTGTTTGCCGTGTCATTGGCCGTGATCAGCATCGTCCTTGCTGCGTTGGGGTCAGGATTCGAAGAGGCGCTGGTCCTGTCGATCGCTGCACTGTCGACCACGGGTCCTTTGGTGACAACGGCGGCGGAAACCCCGATTCATCTGGCGTCGCTTCCGGTCGCGTCCAAGGTGGTTTTGTGTTTTGCCATGGTGTTGGGACGGTTGGAAACCCTGGCATTGATCGCGTTGATCACACCGAACCTGTGGCGCGGGTGA
- the trkA gene encoding Trk system potassium transporter TrkA: protein MKVIICGAGQVGWQIARHLSGELNDVTVVDSNPDLVRRATETLDVQGIAGFASYPDVLDQAGARDADMIIAATHSDEVNMVTCQVAHSVFSIQRKIARLRSQSYLTAIYSDLYRRDHLPIDVVISPEREVAAAAMRRLSAPAAFDTETFMEGQAQLLGITIQEDCPVVNTPLRQLTDLFSTLRSIVVGVRREGTLFAPEPGDQLFVGDDCYVFTHVDDVARTLEIFGKTQKRQDRVVLVGGGNVGLEVAIALEKSTWRVRAKVIERDRKCAERAAEALERTIVLNGDGLDSALLREAGIERADAMLAVTDDDKTNMLAAVRAKAEGCPFAIALINDPTLVPLMTPLGIDAYINPRATTVSSILRHIRHGRVRQVYSVGDAEAEVIEAEVMSTSPMAGQALRDIDFPEGVLVGAVRKGNEVVRPTGSLRIEDGDVVAIFAMAKDVPEVERLMQVSIDFF from the coding sequence ATGAAGGTCATCATTTGCGGTGCGGGTCAGGTTGGCTGGCAGATTGCGCGTCATCTGTCTGGTGAATTGAACGATGTGACCGTGGTGGACAGCAATCCTGATCTGGTCCGGCGGGCCACCGAAACGCTGGATGTGCAGGGGATCGCGGGTTTTGCCTCATACCCGGATGTCCTGGATCAGGCCGGCGCGCGGGACGCGGATATGATCATCGCCGCCACCCATTCGGATGAGGTCAATATGGTCACCTGTCAGGTGGCACATTCCGTCTTTTCAATCCAGCGCAAGATCGCGCGGCTGCGGTCGCAATCCTATCTGACAGCGATCTATTCTGACCTGTACCGCCGCGATCATCTGCCGATCGACGTGGTGATCAGCCCCGAACGCGAAGTTGCAGCCGCTGCCATGCGCCGTCTGTCGGCTCCGGCGGCCTTTGACACCGAAACCTTCATGGAAGGTCAGGCGCAATTGTTGGGGATCACGATCCAGGAAGATTGCCCGGTCGTGAATACGCCACTGCGCCAATTGACGGATCTGTTTTCCACTCTGCGGTCAATTGTGGTCGGGGTGCGCCGGGAAGGCACGTTGTTTGCCCCTGAACCGGGTGACCAGCTGTTTGTGGGCGACGACTGTTATGTTTTTACCCATGTGGATGATGTGGCACGCACGCTGGAAATTTTTGGCAAAACGCAAAAACGACAGGACCGGGTGGTGCTGGTTGGGGGCGGCAATGTCGGGCTCGAAGTGGCAATCGCGCTGGAGAAAAGCACCTGGCGGGTTCGGGCCAAGGTCATCGAACGTGACCGCAAATGCGCCGAGCGTGCCGCCGAGGCATTGGAGCGGACAATCGTGTTGAACGGGGACGGTCTGGACAGCGCCCTGCTGCGCGAGGCCGGGATCGAACGCGCCGATGCAATGTTGGCCGTGACGGATGATGACAAGACGAACATGCTGGCCGCTGTACGGGCCAAGGCAGAAGGGTGCCCTTTTGCCATTGCCCTGATCAACGATCCCACGCTGGTGCCGCTGATGACTCCGCTGGGGATTGATGCCTACATCAACCCGCGCGCCACCACTGTCAGCTCGATCCTGCGGCACATCCGCCATGGTCGGGTGCGTCAGGTTTATTCGGTGGGTGACGCCGAGGCCGAGGTGATCGAGGCCGAAGTCATGTCGACGTCGCCCATGGCGGGACAGGCGTTGCGGGACATTGATTTTCCCGAGGGGGTTCTGGTTGGGGCTGTACGCAAGGGCAACGAGGTCGTGCGCCCAACCGGGTCGCTGCGGATCGAAGATGGGGATGTCGTGGCAATTTTTGCCATGGCCAAGGACGTGCCTGAGGTTGAACGCCTGATGCAGGTCTCGATCGACTTTTTCTGA
- a CDS encoding sigma-54 dependent transcriptional regulator — protein sequence MSDILVVDDERDIRELVSDILEDEGYATRKAGNSDECMAEITSEPPALLILDIWLKDSQMDGIDILKTVKRDYPEVPVVIISGHGNIEIAVAAIKQGAYDFIEKPFNIDQLMVVIRRAMETSRLRRENTELKRKDTGGADMIGTSAAFRTLQGQLEKVTKSNGRVMLSGPAGVGKEIAARFIHTNSNRAGAPFITVNCAGVEPDRMEEMLFGRESQERGVEPGLLEQAHGGVVYFDEVADMPLGTQSKILRVLVDQQFQRVGGGDKIKVDLRVISSTNKNLETEIAADRFRQELYHRLNVVPIAVPSLADRREDIPVLAAYFIEMFHENQGLPLREVSEEAEALMQTMNWPGNVRQLKNLIERVLILGDGAGPIEARELPNDEEPKTDDGRVVLSGALATLPLREAREAFEREYLLTQINRFGGNISRTASFVGMERSALHRKLKSLGVVTSNKSGARIAHLDEETADSEM from the coding sequence ATGAGTGATATTCTGGTCGTTGATGACGAACGCGATATTCGCGAACTGGTTTCGGATATTCTGGAAGACGAAGGCTATGCCACGCGCAAGGCAGGGAATTCGGATGAATGCATGGCCGAAATCACCTCGGAACCCCCTGCGCTGTTGATTCTGGATATCTGGCTCAAAGACAGCCAGATGGATGGAATCGATATCCTGAAAACGGTGAAACGGGATTACCCCGAGGTGCCAGTGGTGATCATTTCCGGCCATGGCAACATCGAAATCGCCGTGGCTGCGATCAAACAGGGGGCGTATGACTTCATCGAAAAGCCCTTTAACATCGACCAGTTGATGGTGGTGATCAGGCGCGCCATGGAAACCTCGCGTCTGCGCCGCGAAAACACCGAACTCAAACGCAAGGATACGGGCGGAGCCGATATGATCGGAACCTCCGCAGCCTTCCGGACGCTGCAGGGCCAGTTGGAAAAGGTAACCAAATCCAACGGGCGTGTGATGCTGAGCGGCCCTGCCGGTGTTGGCAAGGAAATCGCCGCACGTTTCATCCACACCAATTCCAACCGGGCCGGGGCACCGTTCATTACGGTGAACTGTGCCGGGGTCGAACCCGACCGGATGGAGGAGATGTTGTTTGGTCGCGAAAGCCAGGAGCGTGGCGTCGAACCAGGTCTGCTGGAACAGGCCCATGGGGGCGTTGTCTATTTCGATGAAGTGGCCGACATGCCGTTGGGTACGCAATCGAAAATCCTGAGAGTCCTGGTCGATCAGCAATTCCAACGGGTCGGTGGCGGCGACAAGATCAAGGTGGATTTGCGGGTGATTTCGTCGACCAACAAAAACCTCGAAACCGAGATCGCCGCCGATCGCTTCCGTCAGGAATTGTATCATCGGTTGAACGTGGTGCCGATTGCCGTACCGTCGCTGGCCGATCGACGCGAGGATATCCCGGTGCTGGCGGCCTATTTCATCGAGATGTTCCACGAAAACCAGGGTTTGCCGCTGCGTGAAGTGTCCGAAGAAGCCGAGGCGCTGATGCAAACGATGAACTGGCCCGGAAATGTACGCCAGTTGAAGAATTTGATCGAACGGGTGTTGATCCTGGGGGATGGGGCGGGACCCATCGAAGCCCGTGAACTGCCCAATGACGAAGAACCCAAAACCGATGATGGGCGTGTGGTTCTGTCCGGTGCGTTGGCAACCCTGCCATTGCGCGAAGCCCGCGAAGCCTTTGAACGCGAATATCTGCTGACTCAGATCAACCGGTTTGGCGGCAACATCAGCCGCACGGCTTCATTTGTCGGAATGGAGCGCAGCGCCTTGCACCGCAAGCTCAAGTCTCTGGGGGTTGTCACCTCGAACAAATCTGGTGCCCGGATCGCGCATCTGGACGAAGAAACCGCAGACAGTGAGATGTGA
- a CDS encoding PAS domain-containing sensor histidine kinase, whose product MALRSQSGPFFALNRWRRTRRARNVGTLGLVLLGPILALATFLVLGPFDLGTRATALRMILLADLVYVLVVAALVLGQVGRLIAARRAKSAGSRLHLRLIGVFGLLALIPTVTVAVFAGLTVNIGLEGWFSERVRQVVGNSLAAAEAYEQEHRADLSQDAIALARFLDNSRNRVFLISDAELRQTLVQGQGQIQRGLREAYVIDGTGSIRARGEQSYLFDFEKPSSEHLDQASQNGLTIIQDWDNNEFRALVPLEAFVDRFLYVSRDVDGDILSLLDDTKQTVLLYQQLESERGRVVFEFGLLYLGFAVILILAAVWLGLWFAERLSRPVGRLMTAAQRVGAGDLDVQVIEEEGDDEIAQMGRFFNQMTLQLKGQRDTLLENTRQIERRRRLFDSVLTSVTSGVVGLDSDGRVTFVNRSAERLLGWSGDEQSLALAVAVPEFGSLFEGLKASGSEVAQDEIKVTRQGRLENLLVRMSTRRNENGRLEGYVVAFDDVTDLVSAQRMAAWGDVARRIAHEIKNPLTPIQLSAERIKRKFAPKLGEENSDQLQNMTDVIVRQTNDLRRIVDEFSKFARMPEPERREEDLNALVRDAVVLQQSGQPDLTVHADLPAGPCLAELDATMIGQALTNLIKNAGEAIETLKEKGAPDKLEPQIHVALKPHAGGYEITIADNGIGLPEDRARLFEPYVTTRDEGTGLGLPIVKKIIEEHGGTLQLQDAPVFGGQDHYGAMAVIRLPASVHETSGDASMSKSNTVKAGLT is encoded by the coding sequence GTGGCACTTCGGTCACAATCCGGACCGTTTTTTGCGTTGAATCGGTGGCGTAGAACCCGTCGGGCCCGCAATGTTGGCACCTTGGGCCTTGTGCTTTTGGGGCCTATTCTGGCGTTGGCAACCTTCCTGGTTTTGGGACCCTTTGATTTGGGGACCCGCGCGACGGCGCTGCGAATGATTCTGTTGGCCGATCTGGTCTATGTGCTGGTGGTCGCGGCATTGGTTCTGGGGCAGGTGGGGCGTTTGATCGCTGCGCGCCGGGCCAAATCGGCGGGTTCCCGCCTGCACCTACGATTGATCGGGGTGTTTGGGCTGTTGGCGCTGATCCCGACCGTCACGGTGGCGGTGTTTGCCGGTCTGACGGTCAACATCGGGTTGGAAGGGTGGTTTTCCGAACGGGTCCGCCAGGTGGTTGGCAATTCGCTGGCTGCGGCCGAAGCCTATGAACAGGAACACCGCGCTGACCTGAGCCAGGATGCGATCGCGCTGGCGCGGTTTCTGGACAACAGCCGCAACCGCGTGTTTCTGATCAGCGACGCTGAATTGCGCCAGACCCTGGTCCAAGGTCAAGGTCAGATCCAGCGGGGCCTGCGCGAGGCCTATGTGATCGACGGAACCGGATCCATCCGCGCCCGCGGTGAGCAGTCGTATCTGTTTGATTTTGAAAAACCGTCGTCCGAGCATCTGGATCAGGCGAGCCAAAACGGGCTGACCATCATTCAGGACTGGGACAACAACGAATTCCGGGCTCTGGTGCCGCTCGAAGCCTTTGTGGATCGCTTTCTATACGTCAGTCGCGATGTGGATGGCGACATTCTGAGCCTTCTGGATGACACCAAACAGACTGTCCTGCTGTACCAGCAATTGGAAAGCGAACGAGGCCGGGTGGTTTTTGAATTCGGCCTTTTATATCTGGGGTTCGCGGTCATCCTGATTCTGGCTGCGGTCTGGTTGGGGCTGTGGTTTGCTGAACGTCTGTCGCGCCCCGTAGGACGCCTGATGACCGCTGCACAACGCGTGGGTGCCGGGGATCTGGACGTACAGGTGATCGAAGAAGAGGGCGACGACGAGATTGCCCAGATGGGCCGTTTCTTTAATCAGATGACATTGCAGCTGAAGGGGCAGCGGGACACGCTGCTGGAAAACACCCGTCAGATCGAACGCCGCCGTCGGTTGTTCGACTCTGTGCTTACGTCGGTCACATCCGGTGTGGTGGGGCTCGATTCCGATGGTCGGGTGACGTTTGTGAACAGATCGGCTGAACGGTTGTTGGGCTGGTCGGGTGATGAGCAATCTCTGGCGTTGGCCGTTGCAGTCCCGGAATTCGGAAGCTTGTTCGAAGGGCTGAAAGCGTCGGGCTCTGAAGTGGCACAGGATGAAATCAAGGTAACCCGTCAGGGCAGGTTGGAAAATCTGCTGGTGCGGATGTCGACCCGACGCAACGAAAACGGGCGGCTCGAAGGGTATGTTGTTGCTTTTGATGATGTGACGGATCTGGTCAGCGCACAGCGCATGGCCGCCTGGGGAGATGTGGCGCGCCGCATTGCACATGAAATCAAGAACCCGCTGACCCCCATCCAGCTGAGCGCAGAGCGTATCAAACGCAAATTCGCCCCCAAGCTGGGAGAGGAGAACAGCGATCAGCTTCAGAATATGACGGATGTGATCGTGCGACAGACCAATGATCTGCGTCGCATCGTCGATGAATTTTCGAAATTTGCCCGAATGCCGGAACCGGAACGGCGTGAAGAAGACCTGAACGCTTTGGTGCGCGACGCCGTGGTGTTGCAGCAATCAGGGCAACCGGATCTGACCGTTCACGCCGATTTGCCCGCTGGGCCATGTTTGGCGGAATTGGACGCAACCATGATTGGTCAGGCGTTGACGAATTTGATCAAGAATGCAGGAGAGGCCATTGAAACGCTTAAGGAAAAGGGCGCTCCGGATAAGTTGGAACCACAGATTCACGTCGCGTTGAAACCTCATGCGGGTGGGTATGAAATTACCATCGCAGACAATGGGATCGGTCTGCCCGAAGATCGGGCGAGATTGTTTGAACCCTATGTGACGACCCGCGACGAAGGCACCGGATTGGGGTTGCCAATCGTCAAGAAAATCATCGAAGAACACGGTGGCACCCTGCAATTGCAGGATGCACCGGTGTTCGGCGGGCAGGATCATTATGGCGCCATGGCCGTGATCCGTTTGCCCGCATCCGTGCATGAGACGTCAGGCGATGCGTCCATGTCCAAAAGCAATACAGTGAAGGCAGGACTGACATGA